The following coding sequences are from one Triticum aestivum cultivar Chinese Spring chromosome 5A, IWGSC CS RefSeq v2.1, whole genome shotgun sequence window:
- the LOC123107388 gene encoding uncharacterized protein, producing MKMKIGKAPVLLKKAAAICKSKTGVVMARLRILTSPHRRMATIGAISHRIHTLIVENQEKGAKVDYHKTLVRKVERQACHGMVDDLFHHLAQFDEDDGVGGCPNWTLHPIFSDGDNCCYTYGYDDNDDDEDEPSVVDAIRSNQEAAELAFNMDDDIDQAA from the coding sequence ATGAAGATGAAGATTGGCAAGGCCCCAGTGCTCCTCAAGAAGGCGGCGGCTATCTGCAAAAGCAAGACCGGCGTTGTCATGGCCAGGCTCCGCATCCTCACCTCGCCCCACCGCAGGATGGCCACGATCGGCGCCATCTCTCACAGGATCCACACTCTCATTGTGGAAAATCAGGAGAAGGGTGCCAAGGTGGACTACCACAAGACCTTGGTCCGCAAGGTCGAGAGGCAGGCATGCCATGGGATGGTTGATGATCTGTTTCACCATCTAGCAcagtttgatgaagatgatggtgTTGGTGGCTGTCCTAACTGGACACTTCACCCGATCTTCAGCGACGGTGATAATTGTTGTTACACTTATGGGTATGACGacaatgacgatgatgaagatgagccCTCGGTGGTGGATGCAATTAGGAGCAACCAGGAGGCTGCGGAGTTGGCATTCAACATGGACGACGATATCGACCAGGCTGCTTAA